In Athalia rosae chromosome 6, iyAthRosa1.1, whole genome shotgun sequence, one DNA window encodes the following:
- the LOC105691743 gene encoding fibroblast growth factor 1-like yields the protein MSLRWIQENQEAPICDEESSDIDDSSGSDSEKDQVDLRVIGLGDKEEDDDEEENEEEEEGQDAEGENRGIRKKRETFRHPTTTVSLKNIRKNALRQGYDPNIQMGNPTYGPVMQIHSMTGYRLAILPSGKVRGFDSDSNKYALLKVTSVAIAVVQIQGIETGLYLAFDERGRLYGEKNKENDNTTWQHLSIGSYDSYLSKKYMDREWYVGIKSNGRPKNGQKTAINQKATKFLPIR from the exons ATGAGTCTGCGATGGATACAAGAAAATCAAGAGGCTCCTATATGCGACGAAGAATCAAGTGACATCGATGACAGTAGCGGTTCGGATTCGGAAAAAGATCAAGTAGATCTTCGCGTGATCGGCCTCGGCgataaagaagaagacgacgacgaagaagaaaatgaagaagaagaagaaggtcaAGATGCGGAAGGCGAAAATCGAGGGATtagaaaaaaacgcgaaacaTTTCGCCATCCCACTACCACGGTGTCCCTGAAAAATATAAG AAAGAATGCCCTGCGCCAAGGTTACGATCCAAATATTCAGATGGGTAATCCAACGTACGGTCCGGTGATGCAGATTCATTCCATGACGGGTTATCGCCTGGCAATTTTACCCTCTGGAAAAGTTCGCGGATTCGACAGCGACAGTAATAAATATG ctcttctaAAAGTGACTTCGGTCGCTATCGCAGTCGTACAAATTCAGGGTATCGAAACCGGGCTCTACTTGGCGTTCGATGAGAGAGGTCGTTTGTACGGAGAG aaaaataaagaaaacgacAACACAACGTGGCAGCATTTATCGATTGGTTCTTACGACTCTTATCTGTCGAAAAAATACATGGACCGAGAATGGTACGTCGGTATAAAATCGAACGGACGTCCAAAAAACGGTCAAAAGACAGCGATCAATCAAAAAGCGACTAAATTTCTACCGATACGATGA